A DNA window from Alphaproteobacteria bacterium contains the following coding sequences:
- a CDS encoding class I adenylate-forming enzyme family protein, with protein sequence MADLKSALAYPPERAKRFIEQGDWSDTMPSDWLAQWARKAPDRPAALAPGGGLSYAELDDQVRRFARGLLAQGFRKGDVIGVQLPNVPAILVALYGIQAMGGVPALLHMPYRGGELEPLLRHVAARGVVCFAGIEGFDAAALMAEMQAKVPSLEQVIVVGGTAPAGSLAFDNLLAHEPGEIADPPGPDDPGVVMFTSGTTSAPKAVVHPYRTLVLDGVSCARGFHIDAEQTVLCAPAFTHAFGLIVLLAMLEAGATNAMMAAYAPPVLEGTLVRDEVTILFCGPAHVKAGRKAGFFGPAVCQNLRRVFIGGAVCLPEVLIGLEEACPGVRVCQTWGMTEVLDIIIGHEDAPQEVRATSIGPVFGDCSARICDPDGVELASGDEGELEIRSPYNFWGYLDNQAANEASFRSGGWFRTGDLARIDAAGNITVTGRLKDVIMRGGIKINPLDVEELMEAHAAVLQAAMVPVPDEVLGERACLFVVLAPEAALTLDDVKEYLAGAKVAKMFWPERLAIVESMPMTPTRKVIKGRLRVPPE encoded by the coding sequence ATGGCGGATCTCAAATCGGCTCTGGCCTACCCGCCCGAACGGGCCAAGCGTTTTATCGAACAGGGTGACTGGAGCGACACCATGCCCTCGGACTGGCTGGCCCAGTGGGCCCGCAAGGCGCCAGACCGGCCGGCCGCCCTGGCGCCCGGCGGCGGCCTCAGTTATGCCGAGCTCGACGATCAGGTAAGGCGTTTCGCCCGCGGCCTGCTGGCCCAGGGCTTCAGGAAGGGCGACGTCATCGGTGTTCAACTTCCCAACGTGCCGGCCATTCTGGTGGCACTTTACGGCATCCAGGCCATGGGCGGCGTGCCGGCGCTTTTGCACATGCCCTACCGGGGTGGCGAGCTGGAGCCCTTGTTGCGCCACGTGGCGGCCCGCGGCGTGGTCTGCTTCGCCGGCATCGAGGGCTTCGATGCCGCGGCCCTGATGGCCGAGATGCAAGCCAAGGTGCCCAGCCTGGAGCAAGTCATCGTGGTCGGTGGCACGGCCCCGGCCGGTTCGCTCGCATTCGATAATCTACTCGCCCACGAACCCGGTGAGATCGCCGATCCACCCGGTCCCGACGACCCGGGCGTGGTGATGTTCACCTCGGGCACGACGTCGGCGCCCAAGGCCGTGGTGCATCCCTATCGCACGCTGGTGCTGGACGGCGTGAGCTGCGCCCGCGGCTTCCATATCGATGCCGAGCAGACGGTGCTTTGCGCCCCCGCCTTTACCCACGCCTTCGGCCTGATCGTGCTGCTGGCCATGCTCGAGGCCGGTGCCACCAACGCCATGATGGCGGCCTATGCGCCGCCGGTTCTGGAAGGCACCTTGGTGCGCGACGAAGTGACCATCCTTTTCTGTGGCCCGGCTCACGTGAAGGCCGGCCGCAAGGCGGGGTTCTTCGGCCCCGCCGTTTGCCAGAACTTGCGGCGAGTCTTCATCGGCGGTGCGGTCTGCCTGCCCGAGGTGCTGATCGGCCTGGAGGAGGCCTGCCCCGGCGTCCGCGTCTGCCAGACCTGGGGCATGACGGAGGTGCTCGACATCATCATCGGCCACGAGGACGCGCCGCAAGAGGTGCGGGCCACCAGCATCGGCCCCGTGTTCGGCGACTGCAGCGCCCGCATTTGCGATCCGGACGGCGTCGAGCTCGCCAGCGGTGATGAGGGCGAGCTGGAGATCCGCAGCCCCTATAATTTTTGGGGCTATCTCGACAACCAGGCCGCCAACGAGGCTTCCTTCCGGTCCGGCGGCTGGTTCCGCACCGGCGACTTGGCGCGCATCGATGCAGCAGGCAACATCACCGTCACCGGGCGCCTGAAAGACGTCATCATGCGCGGCGGCATCAAGATCAACCCCCTCGACGTCGAGGAACTGATGGAAGCCCACGCCGCCGTACTGCAGGCCGCCATGGTGCCGGTGCCCGACGAGGTGCTGGGCGAACGCGCCTGTCTGTTCGTGGTGCTGGCACCGGAGGCGGCGCTGACGCTCGACGACGTCAAGGAATACCTGGCGGGTGCCAAAGTGGCCAAAATGTTCTGGCCCGAACGCCTGGCGATCGTCGAATCCATGCCCATGACGCCGACCCGCAAGGTCATTAAGGGGCGGTTGAGGGTACCTCCAGAGTAG